Proteins from a genomic interval of Rhizobium etli CFN 42:
- a CDS encoding membrane protein encodes MAQLITILILVFSAWWLYRRFVSDARKLTEKSRRAEKERQTGAIGTLVKDPETGEYRLKRDEE; translated from the coding sequence ATGGCACAGCTTATCACGATCCTGATCCTGGTGTTCTCAGCCTGGTGGCTCTACCGCCGCTTCGTCTCCGATGCCCGCAAGCTCACCGAAAAATCGCGCCGCGCCGAAAAGGAACGCCAGACAGGCGCGATCGGCACGCTGGTCAAGGACCCGGAAACGGGGGAATATCGGCTGAAACGGGATGAGGAATAG
- a CDS encoding glycine--tRNA ligase subunit alpha, which translates to MSAIPDHMNPKRSFQALILTLHSYWADKGCAVLQPYDMEVGAGTFHPATTLRALGPKPWKAAYVQPSRRPSDGRYGENPNRLQHYYQYQVILKPNPPNLQELYLGSLAAIGLDPLLHDIRFVEDDWESPTLGAWGLGWECWCDGMEVSQFTYFQQVCGIECAPVAGELTYGLERLAMYVQGVDNVYDLNFNGREGDEKISYGDVFLQAEQEYSRHNFEFANTEMLHRHFVDAEKECRSLLDAGAPDDSANQRLHKCVFPAYDQCIKASHVFNLLDARGVISVTERQSYILRVRTLAKACGEAFLLTDAGGVNLSKEAA; encoded by the coding sequence ATGTCAGCTATCCCAGACCATATGAACCCGAAGCGCTCCTTCCAGGCGCTGATCCTGACCCTGCATAGCTACTGGGCGGACAAGGGTTGTGCGGTGCTGCAGCCATACGACATGGAAGTCGGCGCCGGCACCTTCCACCCGGCCACCACCTTGCGCGCCCTCGGCCCCAAGCCCTGGAAGGCCGCTTACGTCCAGCCCTCGCGCCGCCCGTCGGACGGCCGCTATGGCGAGAACCCGAACCGGCTGCAGCATTATTACCAGTATCAGGTCATCCTGAAGCCGAACCCGCCTAACCTGCAGGAACTCTATCTCGGCTCGCTGGCGGCGATCGGCCTCGATCCGCTGCTGCACGACATCCGCTTCGTCGAGGATGACTGGGAAAGCCCGACGCTCGGCGCCTGGGGGCTCGGCTGGGAATGCTGGTGCGACGGCATGGAAGTCTCGCAATTCACCTATTTCCAGCAGGTCTGCGGCATCGAATGCGCGCCGGTCGCCGGCGAACTGACCTATGGTCTCGAGCGCCTCGCCATGTATGTCCAGGGCGTCGACAATGTCTACGATCTGAATTTCAACGGCCGCGAGGGCGACGAGAAGATCAGCTATGGCGACGTCTTCCTGCAGGCCGAGCAGGAATATTCGCGTCACAATTTCGAATTCGCCAATACCGAGATGCTGCATCGCCACTTCGTCGATGCCGAGAAGGAATGCCGGTCGCTGCTCGATGCCGGCGCGCCCGATGACAGCGCCAACCAGCGCCTGCACAAATGCGTCTTCCCGGCCTATGACCAGTGCATCAAGGCCAGCCATGTCTTCAACCTGCTCGACGCCCGCGGCGTCATCTCGGTCACCGAGCGCCAGAGCTACATCCTGCGGGTACGCACGCTCGCCAAGGCCTGCGGTGAAGCCTTTTTGCTGACCGACGCCGGCGGCGTCAACCTGTCGAAAGAGGCGGCATGA